CAGGTCCTCCTCCTTCAGCAACGAACGGTCGATCAGGGGACGGCCGCGGAGCTTGAGATAGGCCAGCATGACCGCGACCACGCCCAGCCCGGCGGCGATGCCGGTCAGGGGCACCAGGCCGACGGCGTTCATGCCGATGGCGATCAGGCCGGCGCTGACGCCGGCCAGCACGGTGGGGATGAACCCGCGCCAGATCATCCTCCAGCCGCCGATGATCCACAGCATGCCGAAGGCGATGCAGGTGCTGATAAATGGCATGTAGCGGGCGAACAGGTGGCCGATGTCGTTGACCGGCCGGCCGACGAAATTGGCGAAGACCAGGACCGGCACGCCCAGCAGGGCATAGGTGCAGAGGGCGTCGTATCCCAGGGCCGGCAGGGCGATGGAGATGAACGTGGAATAGCCCAGGGCCAGCATGATCGGCGGCAGGATCGAAACGGGGGTCGCGCCCATGGCGGCGATCAGGGTGCCGAAGCCGATGTTGATCAGTAGCACCTGCACGACCTTGTCCTGCGGCGAGACGGTTTTCATCAGCGCTACCACCCGGGCGATGGCCCCGCACTCGAGCATCACCGTGACCTGGAAGATCGAGGTCGCCACCATCAGGGATATGGGGAAGGAAGCGACCATGCCGCTGGCACTGGCCTTCAGGGCGACGGCCAGGGGCGTTTTGAAATAAAGCCAGGCGATAACGACCGCCGCCAACCAGCCCAGGGCTCCGGAAATGTCGGCGGCTTTTTTCGCCACCACCAGCAGCAGGAATATCAGGATAACCGGCAGCAGGGCCAGCAAAACGGCGATACCGTTCATGGGTCAACTCCTTTGGCTTGAATTCACGGGCAGTCTGGCCATTCGTTAAAAGCGGAAGAACATTTCGAACTGCACCCAGTTGTAGGCGTCGGCGCCGGCGAAATAGAAGCTCCCCGGCTTGAAATTTTCCCAGATGAAGCGGCCGGCCAGGTTCTTGCCGATGTCGTAGGTGATCTTGACGATGAACAGGTCACCGCGGCTTTTTCCGGCGCCGCTGAGCATGGCCGACGGCGCCGTTTTCTCGGCGGCGGCCAGATGGTGCCAGGCCAGGTTCAGCTTGACCTTGTCCAGCGGCTCAAAGACCAGGAGGCCGTAGAGGGAGACGAAATTGGTCCAGTCGGCGATGCGCGTCTCCTTGGCCTGCAGGTAGATGAAGGAGTCGCTCCACTTGGGCCAGCGGCTGAAAGCCGGGTCCCAGCCTTCGTAGCGATTCGTGGCCGGGTCGTCGCCGCTCAGGTAGATGCCGCCCAGGGTCACTTGCATGGGCCGGGGAAAGCGCCAGCCGCTCTTGTAGTCGAGGTGGAAATAGCCGCCCAAGCCGCTGCGGCCGTTATCCCCCCGCGTCCCCAGCTGCACGGCCCCTTCGGCGGTCAGCGCGAGCTTGGACGTGAAGGGATGAATGACGCGGCCGCCGACGACGTGGAGCGCCCCGCCCGGCAGCGCCTCGAAGGCGACGACGTCCTTGCGGAACAGGTAGGCTTCGAGGGCCGTCTTTTTCAACCGGCCGCTGAAGTAAAAGCCGATCCCCTGTTCCTCCTGTTCCAGCAGCGGCTGCTGCACGTCGTTGAGGCGCGGCAGCAGGGTGTCGCTCTTGGGCTGGCGGACCAGGAAGAAAGTCAGGGTGCTTGCGTTTTTCCAGGCGTAGTCGAGGCGCAGGCCGTTGAAATAGCCCGAGCGCGAGCCGTCGAGCGGCCCGCCGTCCATGATCAGGAACCCTTCGCCCAGCACCATGTCCTGGCGGCCCAGGGTGACGGTCAGCGGCAGGTCGCCGGGATTT
This portion of the Candidatus Aminicenantes bacterium genome encodes:
- a CDS encoding L-lactate permease yields the protein MNGIAVLLALLPVILIFLLLVVAKKAADISGALGWLAAVVIAWLYFKTPLAVALKASASGMVASFPISLMVATSIFQVTVMLECGAIARVVALMKTVSPQDKVVQVLLINIGFGTLIAAMGATPVSILPPIMLALGYSTFISIALPALGYDALCTYALLGVPVLVFANFVGRPVNDIGHLFARYMPFISTCIAFGMLWIIGGWRMIWRGFIPTVLAGVSAGLIAIGMNAVGLVPLTGIAAGLGVVAVMLAYLKLRGRPLIDRSLLKEEDLAVEKKMGLLAAASPWLLLIVFSVLINLKALPFEKLFNVTWAMPLAVIPGAPEKIRLLSQAYFWILFATFLAMPFLKVNRQQLGVSLKKWWRRAPRPVFAAAIFFALAYVLNHSGKGSDWQLLASGQNMIAVVATGAASLFGKFYPIIAPFIGLLGGFVSGSEASSIAMLTKLHLATAEKIGAYGILIAAASGIGGGLASVISPAKLQNAAASIDRIGEETKVIPVTFVIAVAITLVCAVLTLWWSY